The following DNA comes from Sporichthyaceae bacterium.
CAGGCCCAGTTCGTCTCGGTAGTTGGCCAGCCGGGTGTTGATCTGGGTGAACCCGATCCTGGGACCACGTTCCGACGGCCAACACGCGGGAGTATCGGTGGTGACCAGCCGGGGGCGGATATCCTCGATCCATTCCCGCAGCACCTCCGCGGACCACTCCCAGACGGTCAACACGCTGCGCCGTTTCGGTGGTGAGCCCTTCTTGGCCTTGCCGTGACGGATATAGACGACGCCGTAGGCGCCGAACTCTGGCCCGGCCGGGTTGTGTCCGAAATCGGCCACATCGAGCATCCGGGTCTCGTTGCGCCGAAGCCCTTCTCCTCGGCTTGCTGGTCTGTTGCGTGATGTCGCCCTAACTGGGTGTTCTCGGCGGTGGCGCGGTGGTTCTCCGGGGGTGTGGTGCTCGTGGCTGGTAGTCGTTCGTGACCATTCAGTGGAGAGCGCGAGGCCATGCGGGCATTCCCGGTGAGGTTGCCGTCCGGGCAACGGTATTGGACGGTTTTGGATGAGGACCTCCAGGTTGTGGAGGTCGCCGACGGGTATCTGCGGCACCAGCGGTTCGGCCGCGACGGCGCGGAGTCCACGACCAAGGCGTATGCGCACGCGATCGCGTTGTTCCTGCGCTGGTGCGACCGGACAGGCCGGTCCTGGCAAGCCGGGGTTGAGCAGTTCGCGTTGTTCATCACGTGGTTGGCCCACGCCGGGCCGGCGGCTGGCGCTTCGGGAGTGGTGGTGGCCGGGCCGGGCGCCGCGGCGGTGCGCTGTCCCTCGCGGATTAATGGCGTGCTGACCGCGGTGCGGGGGATGGTGGTGCACGCGGTCGCTATCGGTGAGGGCCCGGCGGGTTTGGTGGCGATGCTTTACGAGGTGGCCGACGACCGCGACTTGCCCGTAGAGGCTCGTGGCGAGGACGGTCGTCTGGGGTGGCGGATACGAGCCCGACATCGGTTGTCCGAGCCGGAGAAGGCGGTGGACCGCGCCAGTGACGAGCAGATCGTCGCGCTGCTGCGAGCGTGCCGGTCGGCGCGGGACCGGCTGGCCGTGCTGTTGATGGCCCGGGCCGGGTTGCGTCGCGGCGAGTTGTGCGGGCTGCGCCGTAGCGATGTGCATTTGCTGGCGGATTCGCGCCGATTGGGGTGCGAGGTCGCGCGGGCGCATCTGCATGTGGTGCGACGCGAGGACAACCCGAATGGGGCGTGGGCGAAGTCTCGTCGGCAGCGGGTCGTGCCGCTGGATTTCCTTGTCGTGCAAGCGTTTGACACCTACGAGTTCGAGCGGATGAGA
Coding sequences within:
- a CDS encoding tyrosine-type recombinase/integrase is translated as MEVADGYLRHQRFGRDGAESTTKAYAHAIALFLRWCDRTGRSWQAGVEQFALFITWLAHAGPAAGASGVVVAGPGAAAVRCPSRINGVLTAVRGMVVHAVAIGEGPAGLVAMLYEVADDRDLPVEARGEDGRLGWRIRARHRLSEPEKAVDRASDEQIVALLRACRSARDRLAVLLMARAGLRRGELCGLRRSDVHLLADSRRLGCEVARAHLHVVRREDNPNGAWAKSRRQRVVPLDFLVVQAFDTYEFERMRVPGAAGSDFVIVNLFRGRIGAPMRPDAIGEVMAAASRRAGLDTPVRPHQLRHAYGSNVADAGAGIDVVADLLGHAAVSSSQIYLHPDSSRLRAAVDAVPGPREQSGVGQ
- a CDS encoding site-specific integrase, coding for MLDVADFGHNPAGPEFGAYGVVYIRHGKAKKGSPPKRRSVLTVWEWSAEVLREWIEDIRPRLVTTDTPACWPSERGPRIGFTQINTRLANYRDELGL